The genomic region TGCCAGGAAGAGGCTGATCCGCAGTTACAGCAAAGGAATGGTGCAGCGCGTCGGCCTGGCCCAGGTGCTGATCCATGACCCCGACGTCTACATACTGGACGAGCCGATGAGCGGACTCGACCCGCTGGGGCGCGCGCTGGTCAAGGACATCATCCTCGACCTCAAGAAAAAGGGTAAATCCGTCTTCTTCAGCACCCACATCACCGACGACGTGGAGAAGGTGTGCGACCGCGTGGCGGTAATCGACAAGGGGAACCTTCTCGCCTTCGACAGCGTCGACAGCATCCTGCAGCGCGGCATAGAAGGGTACACCCTTTACCTCGTGACGCCGCAGGGTGAAAGGGAGGAACTCTTCGCGCCCAAGGACGACCTGCAGTCGGTGATCCAGCAGACGGTCGCCGACCATAAGTCCATCGAGAAGATAGAACCGCTGCGCAAAGACATGGAGGCTTTCTTTCTTGAGATGCTATCCAAGTAAAGAGCCGCTTCACCCCCTGCTTGTCCCCGTGCTGTTGCTCGTCTCCGTGCTCCTTGTCTACTACCCCGCCCTGCTTAGCGGCCTCCACAGCATAGACGACCCCGGGATCATCTCCCGCTACGCCGCTTCACCGCCCCTCTCCCAGATCCTGCTTCCCGGGGGGAGCTACTACTACCGGCCGCTGGTGGAGCTCTCCTTCTGGCTGGACCAACGGCTCTGGGGGCTTGAGCCTGGCGTCATGCATCTGGAAAACGTGCTGCTGCACCTTGCGAACGCGCTCCTGGTGTACCGCATCGCCTCACGGTGCCTGACAAAAACCGGTTCGGACGTCCTCTGGCTCCCGCTTTGCGCAGCCCTGCTGTTCGCCCTGCATCCGCTGAACGTGGAGGCTGTGGCCTGGATAGCCGGGCGCACAGACCCTATCCTCGCACTTTTCGCCTTGTCCGGTTGCCTCTTTCTGCTCCGGTGGCTGGAAGAGGCGCGATGGCGGGACGCGCTTTTTGCAGTATTTTTTTTCACGCTGGCGGCGCTCACCAAGGAGACCGCGGTCGCACTGCTGCCGGTGTCCATGCTCCTGGTTCTTATGTGGCCTGCCGGTCCCGGCTCCCCGTCCCGCAGTACCAGGGTGCGCATCGTCGTCGGCACCCTCCTCGCCGCCGTTCTTTTCGCCCTGTCGCTGCTTGCTTTCAAGCAAGAGCTGATGGCGCTTCGGCGATTTCTGACAGCTGACGCCTTTACACCGCTGCAAGCCGCCATCCAGTTGGCGACTGCCCTTGGTTTCTACGTCAGGAAAGCGTTTTTCCCGTTCCCGCTGAACTTCGCCATCACCGAGGTCTCTCCCTGGCACGCGCTTGTGGCGCTTGCAGGAGGGGTGGCGCTGGCGCTCGCCCTGAAGCGCCGCTATTTCCCGGCGCTCTTTTTCGCCTGCGCGGCGCTCTTGATCGCTCCGGCTCTGCTTTTAGCGGTAAAAAACATCTCCTGGACCCCTTACGCCGAGCGTTACCTGTACCTCCCTACCGCCTTCATCTCCCTTGGCGTTGGCTCAATGCTCCCTTCCCCCTGCCAAAAAGGGCGGCTATGGATCGTCCCGCCCCTGGTGGTCCTGCTCCTTTTCCTCGGCGTGGCGAGCCGGCAGAGGGCTGCGCTTTGGCAGGACAAGATTGGCTTTTTCCAGGATGCTATCGTGAAATCCCCACGGTTCGGTTCGCTATACAACGAAATCGGGGTGCTCCTTTTACAGGACAACAGCATCGACGCCGCCGCCCGGGCCTTTGCCTCTGCTGAGCGGCTCAACCGGCGGCCGGCCATGGACTCTCTGATCAGGTTCAACATCATGAGCACCATCTTGGCGAAAGGGGACTACATTGGCGCCAGGAACTACTTCACGGTGCTCTTCCCCGCCAAGGAGAAAGCGCCTGTAGCCTTCCTGGAGCTACTGCAGAAGGCAGACGGCTTGAGGCTCGCCTCTCTTTCAGCTGCGGAGCGCGCCGGGTTGTCGCGGGACATGATGGAAAGTTTCGCGCTTTTGTACCGGCAGACCAAGGATCCCTTCTGGCTCTACCGCGAAGGGCAGCTTGCGCGCGAGCTGAAGCTGTACCCGCAGGCGCTGGAACTGTTCCGCAAGGCGTACCAGGAGGCGCCTGCCGACGCTTCCTACAGGCTCGCGACCCAAAAGCAGATCTCTGGACTGGAAGGTATGAAATGATCGGCTACCTCACCATACTCCGCCCCACCCAGTGGTTGAAGAACCTGATGCTGTTCTTCCCCCCCTTTCTTGGCGGGCAGCTGCTGTTGCCGGGACAGTTCGGCCGCGGCCTGCTCCCGCTTGTGTCTTTTTGCCTCGTCTCAAGTTCCGGTTACGTCCTGAACGACCTTTTAGACCGCGACCGCGACCGGAGCCATCCCGGCAAGAACCTGCGTCCCATCGCTTCTGGCAAGGTCAGCACCCAAGGTGCGATACTGCTCTGTGTGCTGCTGTTAGCGGCGGGACTTCTCCTGGCCAACATCTGTTCCAAGATTTTCCTGGCGCTGCTTCTGTGCTATTTTGGCGTCACACTTTCCTATTCCTTCGCGCTCAAGGCGTACCCGATCGTGGACCTCTTCTGCATCTCCGCGGGGTTCCTGCTTCGCCTCCAGGCCGGCGGCGAGGTTTTCGGCATCGAGATTTCCCCCTGGCTCTTCATGAGTGTTTTTCTCCTCTCAGTTTTCCTGAGCACGGGAAAAAGGCTCTGCGAGTACCGCCTGCTGGGCGATAAGGCGGTGGAGCACAGGGAGAACCTGGCGCACTACCCGCCGGGATACCTGGAGGGGATCATGTACATGACCGGTGGCGCCGTCCTGGTCACCTACGCCATGTACACCACTATCAACCGGACCACGCTGGTCTATTCCGTGCCGCTTTGCTGCTTCGGCCTGTTCCGCTACATACTGCGCGTCCAGTCCGGGCAAAGCGGCGACCCGACCGAGTCGCTTTTGAAGGACCGCGCCCTCCTCTTCGTAGGGGTGGTTTGGGTCGCCCTGGTCGGCTGGAGCATCTACTGGTGAAAAAGGTATATATCGTCATCGTAAACTGGAACGGGTGGCGGGACACCGTCGAGTGCCTGGAAAGTCTCCTGGCGCTCAACTATTCCCCCTACACCGTGGTCATCTGCGACAACGGCTCCAGGGACGAGTCCCTTCACAAGCTTAGGGACTGGATGGAAGAACGCGAGATAGACTGGGCCGAGTACACGGCCGCCGAGGCCGAGACCGGCGGCATCCCCTCCTGGGACCACCCCTTCGTCTTGATCAGAACCGGCGAAAACTTGGGCTTTGCCGGGGGCAACAACGTGGCGCTGCGCTACGCTCTCTCTCGCGACGACTTCGGCTGGGCCTGGCTTTTGAACAACGACACGGTGGTCGACCCCGGCGCGCTTAGCGCCCTGGTGCGCCGCATCGACGAGAAGCCGTCGGCAGGGATGTGCGGATCCACGCTGCGCTACTACGGCCGCAGGGACAAGGTGCAGGCCTACGGCGGCGGCCACTACTGCAGCTGGGTCGGGCTCCCCTGGCATTACGGCCGCTTCGCTCCCCCCTGGTTCAAGGCTGATCCGGCTGCCGCCGAGCGCTCCATGAACTACGTGGAGGGGGCCTCGCTCCTGGTATCGAGGGAGTTTCTGCGCGAGGTCGGGCTCATGTGCGAGGACTACTTCCTCTATTTCGAGGAGGCCGACTGGGCCAACCGCGCCCAGGGGCGCTTCACCCTGGCCTATGCGCCTGAAAGCGTCGTCTACCACAAGGTCGGAAGAAGCATCGGCACCCGCAGCAACCCCAGGAAGAAAAGCTATACCTGCGACTACTTCAACGTCCGCAACCGCATCCTTTTCACCCGGCGCTACTACCCGAAAGCGCTACCGGCCGTCTCCCTGGTGCTCCTCGGGGCGATGCTGCTCCGCGTCCTTTTGCTCAAATTCGACCGGGCCGCGATGATCTGGAAGCTTCTCTTCGGCGAGGGGACCGGCGGCCTCCCCTCCGCCCGCGAGCCGAGGCGCTGACGGTGCCGCGCATCTGCGTCATCACCGTGGTGCGCGACGGTGCCCAGTTCCTTGAAGGGACCATCCTGAGCGTGCTGGAGCAAAAGGAGAGGGTGGACCTCGACTACATCGTCATTGACGGCGGCTCCACGGACGGCAGCGTCGACGTCATCCGCCGTTATGCCGACCGGCTCCTGTATTGGGTGAGCGAGCCCGACCGCGGCGTCTACGACGCCATGAACAAGGGGTGGGCTGCCGCCGGGGATGACAGCTCAATCCTCTTTCTGGGCGCAGGCGACCGGATCGTCTCGCTCCCCGACCACCTGGAACGGTTCGGTGACAAGGTGATCGTCTATGGGACGGTGCGGATGGGGGAGGACCGGGTGTTCCACCCCCGGTGCGACTTTCACCTGAAGCTGTACAACTCGCTGCACCACCAGGCGCTGCTGGTACCGAAAGCGCTCCATCCCGCGCCACCCTTCGATCTTCGCTACCGGGTCTACGCGGACTTCGATTTCAACCAGCGGCTGGCCAATTCCGGCGCGCGTTTCGTCTACGCGCCGCAGCTGATCGGCTACGCCCGTCCCGGCGGGGTGAGCGATAGGGCCGGATTTGCCGAAACTTTGCGGATTGTTTACCGAAACAGCGGATTTCTCTGGGCGGCGCTGGCCGTTTCGGGTTATTATGCCATG from Citrifermentans bremense harbors:
- a CDS encoding ABC transporter ATP-binding protein; its protein translation is MYALEIQGLSKSYKGKKFQTVEALKGLDLCIGKGEVVGFLGPNGAGKSTTIKCVMGLIRPSAGRATIMGLDATRADARQAVGYLPENPAFYDYLSAEEYLKFVAKVFGMPDDQAEQRCQEMLQILELWDARKRLIRSYSKGMVQRVGLAQVLIHDPDVYILDEPMSGLDPLGRALVKDIILDLKKKGKSVFFSTHITDDVEKVCDRVAVIDKGNLLAFDSVDSILQRGIEGYTLYLVTPQGEREELFAPKDDLQSVIQQTVADHKSIEKIEPLRKDMEAFFLEMLSK
- a CDS encoding ArnT family glycosyltransferase encodes the protein MRCYPSKEPLHPLLVPVLLLVSVLLVYYPALLSGLHSIDDPGIISRYAASPPLSQILLPGGSYYYRPLVELSFWLDQRLWGLEPGVMHLENVLLHLANALLVYRIASRCLTKTGSDVLWLPLCAALLFALHPLNVEAVAWIAGRTDPILALFALSGCLFLLRWLEEARWRDALFAVFFFTLAALTKETAVALLPVSMLLVLMWPAGPGSPSRSTRVRIVVGTLLAAVLFALSLLAFKQELMALRRFLTADAFTPLQAAIQLATALGFYVRKAFFPFPLNFAITEVSPWHALVALAGGVALALALKRRYFPALFFACAALLIAPALLLAVKNISWTPYAERYLYLPTAFISLGVGSMLPSPCQKGRLWIVPPLVVLLLFLGVASRQRAALWQDKIGFFQDAIVKSPRFGSLYNEIGVLLLQDNSIDAAARAFASAERLNRRPAMDSLIRFNIMSTILAKGDYIGARNYFTVLFPAKEKAPVAFLELLQKADGLRLASLSAAERAGLSRDMMESFALLYRQTKDPFWLYREGQLARELKLYPQALELFRKAYQEAPADASYRLATQKQISGLEGMK
- a CDS encoding decaprenyl-phosphate phosphoribosyltransferase, whose product is MIGYLTILRPTQWLKNLMLFFPPFLGGQLLLPGQFGRGLLPLVSFCLVSSSGYVLNDLLDRDRDRSHPGKNLRPIASGKVSTQGAILLCVLLLAAGLLLANICSKIFLALLLCYFGVTLSYSFALKAYPIVDLFCISAGFLLRLQAGGEVFGIEISPWLFMSVFLLSVFLSTGKRLCEYRLLGDKAVEHRENLAHYPPGYLEGIMYMTGGAVLVTYAMYTTINRTTLVYSVPLCCFGLFRYILRVQSGQSGDPTESLLKDRALLFVGVVWVALVGWSIYW
- a CDS encoding glycosyltransferase family 2 protein; protein product: MKKVYIVIVNWNGWRDTVECLESLLALNYSPYTVVICDNGSRDESLHKLRDWMEEREIDWAEYTAAEAETGGIPSWDHPFVLIRTGENLGFAGGNNVALRYALSRDDFGWAWLLNNDTVVDPGALSALVRRIDEKPSAGMCGSTLRYYGRRDKVQAYGGGHYCSWVGLPWHYGRFAPPWFKADPAAAERSMNYVEGASLLVSREFLREVGLMCEDYFLYFEEADWANRAQGRFTLAYAPESVVYHKVGRSIGTRSNPRKKSYTCDYFNVRNRILFTRRYYPKALPAVSLVLLGAMLLRVLLLKFDRAAMIWKLLFGEGTGGLPSAREPRR
- a CDS encoding glycosyltransferase family 2 protein, giving the protein MPRICVITVVRDGAQFLEGTILSVLEQKERVDLDYIVIDGGSTDGSVDVIRRYADRLLYWVSEPDRGVYDAMNKGWAAAGDDSSILFLGAGDRIVSLPDHLERFGDKVIVYGTVRMGEDRVFHPRCDFHLKLYNSLHHQALLVPKALHPAPPFDLRYRVYADFDFNQRLANSGARFVYAPQLIGYARPGGVSDRAGFAETLRIVYRNSGFLWAALAVSGYYAMKIFPLMKRLRPIRGI